The following proteins are co-located in the Fusobacteria bacterium ZRK30 genome:
- the cmk gene encoding (d)CMP kinase translates to MVSFIVAVDGPAGSGKSTISKMVAKKYRLTYLDTGAMYRMIAFTSIRDRVDLDDTAEVVNLLDKVNIDMKDDKFYVDGDDVSLEIRTPEVTAIVSKVAAIKEVRVKLVDLQRKISEGKDVILDGRDIGTVVFTNADLKIFLVASPEERAKRRVLDFKNKGIVENFEDVLSEIIRRDEFDSNRKESPLKKAEDAVEIDTSFMNIDEVVGAISELVEEKK, encoded by the coding sequence ATAGTGAGTTTTATAGTAGCAGTAGATGGTCCGGCGGGTTCTGGAAAGAGTACCATATCAAAGATGGTAGCAAAAAAATATAGATTAACTTATTTAGATACAGGGGCTATGTATAGGATGATAGCTTTTACATCTATAAGGGATAGGGTAGATCTGGATGATACAGCAGAGGTAGTAAACTTATTGGATAAAGTAAATATCGATATGAAAGATGATAAATTTTATGTGGACGGTGATGATGTAAGCTTAGAAATAAGAACTCCAGAGGTTACTGCAATAGTATCTAAAGTAGCTGCTATAAAAGAAGTAAGGGTAAAACTGGTAGATCTTCAAAGAAAAATATCAGAAGGAAAGGATGTTATCTTAGATGGAAGAGATATTGGGACTGTGGTATTTACAAATGCAGATCTTAAAATATTTTTAGTGGCATCTCCAGAGGAAAGAGCCAAGAGAAGAGTTTTAGACTTTAAAAATAAAGGGATAGTTGAAAATTTTGAAGATGTTTTAAGTGAAATCATCAGACGGGATGAATTTGATTCTAATAGGAAGGAAAGTCCACTAAAAAAAGCTGAAGATGCTGTAGAGATAGATACAAGTTTTATGAATATAGATGAAGTAGTAGGAGCTATATCGGAACTAGTAGAAGAGAAGAAATAA
- a CDS encoding DUF1385 domain-containing protein, whose amino-acid sequence MDRKKISVGGQAVIEGVMMKGPKALATAVRRPTGEIVYKTTKLKPSMNFLTKIPFIRGGAILFETLILGTKELSFSANEAGEEEEKLGDKELMMTVVAALALGVGLFMVLPSILSSFMFKDNRMNANIFEGILRILFFLVYIKAISFSKEIKRVFEYHGAEHKCIYAFENGEELVKESAVKYTTLHPRCGTSFLLIVMLISIIVFSSLDFMIPQPDNMWVKVGLKAVLRIVFMPLVAGLAYEFQKYSSKHLDNPMYKMIAVPGLSLQKITTKEPDLEQLEVSMVALRVALGMEVDNATEVFE is encoded by the coding sequence ATGGATAGAAAAAAGATTTCGGTAGGTGGACAGGCTGTAATAGAGGGAGTCATGATGAAAGGGCCCAAAGCATTGGCTACAGCTGTGAGAAGACCCACAGGGGAAATAGTTTATAAAACAACAAAATTAAAACCATCTATGAATTTTTTGACTAAAATTCCATTTATCAGGGGAGGCGCTATCCTGTTTGAAACTCTAATTTTGGGAACCAAAGAATTGTCATTTTCTGCCAACGAAGCGGGAGAAGAGGAAGAAAAGTTAGGGGACAAGGAATTGATGATGACTGTAGTGGCAGCTCTGGCTTTAGGAGTAGGGCTATTTATGGTTTTACCTTCGATTTTGAGCAGTTTTATGTTTAAAGACAACAGGATGAATGCAAATATTTTTGAAGGAATACTCAGAATATTATTTTTTCTTGTATATATAAAGGCGATATCTTTTTCTAAGGAGATAAAGAGAGTATTTGAATATCATGGAGCTGAGCATAAATGTATCTATGCTTTTGAAAATGGTGAGGAGTTAGTCAAGGAAAGCGCGGTAAAGTACACGACTCTCCACCCTAGATGCGGGACTAGTTTTTTGCTTATAGTGATGCTGATAAGTATAATTGTATTTTCAAGTCTGGATTTCATGATCCCTCAGCCTGACAATATGTGGGTGAAGGTTGGGTTAAAAGCTGTCTTAAGAATTGTATTTATGCCGTTGGTGGCGGGGTTAGCCTATGAATTTCAAAAATATAGCAGTAAACATCTGGACAATCCCATGTATAAGATGATAGCAGTACCGGGGCTTAGTCTGCAAAAAATAACAACTAAAGAACCAGATTTAGAGCAATTAGAGGTAAGTATGGTAGCCTTAAGGGTAGCTCTGGGGATGGAAGTGGATAACGCAACAGAAGTATTTGAATAA
- the hslV gene encoding ATP-dependent protease subunit HslV — translation MKFRSTTILAVKDGDKVAIAGDGQVTFGDTVFKNKAKKIRKFYNDSILAGFAGAAADAFALFDKFENKLDEYGGNLKKASVELAKEWRSDKALRELDAMLVVADKKNLLILSGTGDVLETDDNIAAIGSGGTYAYSAAKALKRHTQLEPHEIVCESLQIAGEICIYTNTNISVEKLY, via the coding sequence TTGAAATTTAGATCAACTACAATATTAGCGGTAAAAGATGGAGATAAGGTAGCTATTGCCGGAGACGGACAGGTAACTTTTGGAGATACCGTATTTAAAAATAAAGCAAAAAAAATAAGAAAATTTTATAACGATTCAATATTGGCAGGATTTGCAGGAGCAGCAGCAGATGCCTTTGCACTATTTGATAAATTCGAAAATAAATTGGATGAGTATGGCGGAAATCTAAAAAAAGCTTCAGTAGAATTGGCTAAGGAGTGGAGATCGGACAAGGCTTTGCGTGAACTCGATGCAATGCTGGTAGTGGCAGATAAAAAAAATCTTCTGATTTTATCGGGAACAGGAGATGTATTGGAAACAGATGATAATATTGCAGCTATCGGTTCTGGAGGAACTTATGCCTATTCAGCAGCCAAAGCCTTGAAAAGGCATACACAACTGGAGCCCCATGAAATAGTCTGTGAAAGTCTTCAAATAGCAGGGGAGATATGCATCTATACCAATACAAATATAAGTGTGGAAAAACTATATTAA
- the trmFO gene encoding methylenetetrahydrofolate--tRNA-(uracil(54)-C(5))-methyltransferase (FADH(2)-oxidizing) TrmFO, whose amino-acid sequence MKKIEEVIVIGAGLAGSEAAYQLAKRGVKVKLYEMRPVKNTEVHTGDKFGELVCSNSLGSNLLSNASGLMKEELRMMGSLLVEIADETRVPAGQALAVGREEFAEMVTARLEAEENIEIIREELTEIPKDRYVIIASGPLSSTGITNEILKLTKGTNLYFYDAVAPIVTLESIDQEKVYYQSRYDKGDGEYINCGMTKEEYENFYHELINAERSPLKTFEEEKVFEACMPVEKMASRGEKTLLFGPLKPKGLTNPHKTEKDYAVVQLRQDDKDGKLYNLVGFQTNLKWGEQKRVFQMIPGLENADFIRYGVMHRNTFIDSTKLLNKGLNLKTNEKIFFAGQITGGEGYVAAMATGMMSAINLYHHMLGEEEFVLEDLTSTGSIINYITEEGKKEFQPMGPNFGIVRALEGPRVRDKRDRNTALGERSVEYMKEKIKEIKY is encoded by the coding sequence ATGAAAAAGATAGAGGAAGTAATAGTAATAGGTGCAGGATTAGCAGGAAGTGAAGCAGCATATCAGCTTGCTAAAAGAGGGGTAAAGGTAAAATTATATGAGATGAGACCTGTAAAGAATACAGAGGTTCATACTGGAGATAAATTTGGAGAATTGGTTTGCAGTAACTCGTTGGGTTCAAATCTATTATCCAATGCATCTGGCTTAATGAAGGAAGAACTTCGTATGATGGGATCTCTTTTGGTAGAGATAGCAGATGAAACTCGTGTACCAGCAGGGCAGGCATTGGCAGTAGGCCGTGAAGAATTTGCCGAGATGGTAACGGCGAGGTTGGAAGCAGAGGAAAATATAGAGATAATCAGGGAGGAGTTAACAGAAATTCCAAAGGATAGATATGTAATTATAGCCAGTGGACCTCTGTCATCGACAGGAATAACGAATGAAATTTTAAAATTAACAAAGGGAACTAACCTGTATTTCTACGATGCAGTAGCTCCTATAGTAACTTTGGAATCGATAGATCAAGAGAAGGTTTACTACCAGTCTAGATACGACAAGGGAGACGGGGAATATATAAACTGTGGAATGACAAAGGAAGAATATGAAAACTTCTATCATGAACTGATAAATGCTGAAAGATCACCACTTAAAACTTTTGAGGAAGAAAAGGTTTTTGAAGCGTGTATGCCAGTGGAAAAAATGGCCAGCAGAGGTGAAAAGACACTGTTGTTCGGACCATTAAAACCAAAGGGATTGACAAATCCGCATAAAACAGAGAAAGATTATGCAGTAGTTCAGTTGAGACAGGATGATAAAGACGGGAAATTATATAATTTAGTAGGATTTCAAACTAATTTAAAGTGGGGAGAACAAAAGAGAGTGTTCCAAATGATTCCAGGATTGGAAAATGCTGATTTCATAAGATATGGTGTGATGCATAGAAATACCTTTATAGACTCTACAAAACTGTTAAACAAAGGTTTAAATTTAAAAACTAATGAAAAGATCTTTTTTGCCGGACAAATAACAGGAGGAGAGGGTTATGTAGCAGCTATGGCAACAGGGATGATGTCAGCTATAAACTTATACCACCATATGTTGGGAGAAGAGGAATTTGTGTTGGAAGACCTGACTTCTACAGGATCGATAATTAACTATATCACAGAGGAAGGAAAGAAAGAATTCCAGCCTATGGGACCGAACTTTGGAATTGTAAGAGCATTGGAAGGACCAAGAGTAAGGGATAAAAGGGACAGAAATACAGCCTTAGGAGAAAGATCGGTAGAGTATATGAAAGAAAAGATAAAGGAAATAAAATATTAA
- a CDS encoding tyrosine-type recombinase/integrase, whose protein sequence is MEKLIKEFIYYEQFGQQKSENTIKSYKKDLEQFVEFIVGHELIENIGEVEELNLRGFILYLGSISISKRSISRKLSTLRTFFKYLKENKVIDKNPIILLNNPSFVNKFPTLLKKDELEKLRSVIDTTKTNGIRDRLIIELLYSSGIRAGELLSLGENIVDLEEREIKIVGNSSRTVFFSQTAERFLKDYLAAKKEKYGEKYNPDIIFVNGSGTRLSDRSLRRIIDRYAKKAMLEKEISPHTFRHTFGVYLLEKGMNIHFLQELMGHTSPESTRIYEEHMIVVRRGKNN, encoded by the coding sequence TTGGAAAAACTGATAAAAGAATTTATCTACTATGAACAGTTTGGACAGCAAAAAAGTGAAAATACCATAAAATCCTATAAAAAAGATTTAGAACAATTTGTAGAATTTATTGTAGGACATGAACTCATTGAAAATATAGGTGAAGTAGAGGAGCTGAATTTAAGAGGTTTTATACTCTACTTAGGATCTATTAGTATAAGCAAGAGATCAATAAGCAGGAAGTTATCCACCTTGAGAACTTTTTTTAAATATTTAAAGGAAAATAAAGTTATAGATAAAAACCCAATAATACTTTTGAATAACCCATCCTTTGTAAATAAATTCCCGACTCTTTTAAAAAAAGATGAGTTAGAAAAACTGAGATCGGTGATCGATACCACTAAAACCAATGGAATTAGAGATAGGCTTATAATAGAGCTGCTGTATTCCAGCGGGATAAGAGCAGGGGAACTGCTCTCATTGGGAGAAAATATAGTGGATCTGGAAGAACGGGAGATAAAGATAGTTGGTAACAGCAGCCGGACTGTATTTTTTAGCCAGACGGCAGAGAGATTTTTAAAAGATTATTTAGCTGCAAAAAAAGAAAAATATGGTGAAAAATATAATCCTGATATCATTTTTGTAAATGGAAGCGGAACAAGATTAAGTGACAGGTCTCTCCGTAGGATTATAGATAGGTACGCCAAAAAAGCGATGCTGGAAAAGGAGATAAGTCCCCACACATTCAGACATACCTTTGGAGTGTATCTCCTGGAAAAAGGTATGAATATTCATTTTTTACAGGAACTTATGGGACATACCAGTCCGGAAAGCACAAGGATATATGAAGAACATATGATAGTAGTTCGAAGGGGAAAAAACAATTGA